One window from the genome of Bradyrhizobium xenonodulans encodes:
- a CDS encoding SDR family oxidoreductase has product MTLTLVTGGTGHLGRDIVDRLVRDGRRVRVFARSPSTRSDVDWAIGDLATGVGLREALHDVDTVINAATYSPIARRGGVRPIDFFRSPSAVDVEGTERLLSLSGKAEVRHFLHVSIVGLDEATLPYARVKLAGERLVRASNLPWSVVRAMPFYYLLDKLLAGLVWLPLWPTPTTLFNPVDTSDVADHVVACAFDGQRGERPEIGGPEDLDLVAFARQYQDARRLHRKILPIGLSEAKARGMGFVVSQGVRGRLAWADWLQRNAPGSRSAA; this is encoded by the coding sequence ATGACGCTGACGCTCGTGACCGGCGGCACCGGCCATCTCGGCCGCGACATCGTCGATCGTCTCGTTCGTGACGGGCGTCGCGTCCGGGTGTTTGCACGATCGCCGAGCACGCGATCGGACGTCGATTGGGCGATCGGCGATCTGGCCACAGGTGTCGGGTTGCGGGAAGCGCTGCATGACGTCGACACGGTCATCAATGCCGCGACCTACTCGCCGATCGCGCGGCGGGGCGGCGTGCGGCCGATAGATTTTTTCAGGTCACCCTCGGCCGTCGATGTCGAAGGTACCGAGCGGCTGCTGTCGCTCAGTGGCAAGGCCGAGGTGCGGCACTTCCTCCATGTCTCGATCGTTGGCCTGGACGAGGCGACCCTGCCCTACGCACGGGTCAAGCTCGCCGGCGAGCGTCTGGTGCGTGCCTCCAACCTGCCGTGGTCCGTCGTTCGCGCGATGCCGTTCTATTATCTGCTCGACAAGCTGCTCGCGGGCCTCGTCTGGCTTCCGCTATGGCCGACGCCGACGACGCTGTTCAATCCCGTCGACACGTCCGACGTTGCCGACCACGTCGTGGCTTGCGCCTTCGACGGGCAGCGCGGCGAGCGCCCGGAGATTGGCGGCCCGGAAGATCTCGACCTTGTCGCCTTTGCTCGTCAATATCAGGATGCGAGGAGGCTGCACCGAAAAATCCTGCCGATCGGCCTTTCGGAGGCGAAGGCGCGCGGCATGGGATTTGTCGTCAGCCAGGGCGTGCGTGGGCGTCTCGCCTGGGCAGACTGGCTGCAGCGAAATGCCCCGGGATCGCGAAGCGCGGCCTGA
- the panE gene encoding 2-dehydropantoate 2-reductase yields the protein MRILVVGAGAIGGYFGGRLLQAGRDVTFLVRPRRASELASTGLVIKSPNGDVTLKNPPTVQADALNDKFDVVLLSCKAFDLDDAIKSFAPAVGPDTAIIPMLNGMKHLDTLDQKFGKERVLGGLCAIAATLNEKREVVQLQPMQSLNYGERDGKMSDRVKAIDEAFKSGINGATASQNIMQDMWEKWVFLSSLAASTSLMRTSVGNILAAPGGRDFLLGMLDETTAIATASGYTPGGPFFERVKGNLTTEGSPMTASMFRDVKAGLPVEADHVIGDLIARADDAKVPVPKLRIAYTHLKAYENQRAS from the coding sequence ATGCGTATCCTGGTGGTCGGCGCCGGCGCCATTGGCGGCTATTTTGGTGGCAGGCTGTTGCAGGCCGGCCGCGACGTCACCTTCCTGGTCCGGCCGCGGCGCGCATCCGAGCTTGCGAGCACCGGTCTCGTCATCAAGAGCCCGAACGGCGATGTGACCTTGAAGAATCCGCCGACGGTTCAGGCCGACGCGCTCAATGACAAATTCGATGTCGTGCTCTTGAGCTGCAAGGCGTTCGACCTCGACGACGCCATCAAATCATTCGCGCCGGCGGTCGGCCCTGATACGGCGATCATCCCCATGCTCAACGGCATGAAGCATCTCGACACGCTCGATCAAAAGTTCGGCAAGGAGCGCGTGCTCGGCGGCCTTTGTGCCATCGCCGCGACCTTGAACGAGAAGCGCGAGGTGGTGCAGCTCCAGCCGATGCAGTCGCTCAATTACGGCGAGCGCGACGGCAAGATGTCAGATCGCGTCAAGGCGATCGACGAGGCCTTCAAGAGCGGCATCAATGGTGCCACCGCCAGCCAGAACATCATGCAGGACATGTGGGAGAAGTGGGTGTTCCTGTCTTCGCTCGCGGCATCCACCAGCCTGATGCGCACGTCGGTCGGCAACATCCTCGCCGCCCCCGGCGGCAGGGACTTTCTGCTCGGCATGCTGGACGAGACCACCGCGATCGCCACTGCGTCGGGCTATACGCCGGGCGGCCCGTTCTTCGAGCGCGTGAAGGGCAACCTCACCACAGAGGGGTCACCGATGACGGCCTCGATGTTCCGCGACGTCAAAGCGGGTCTGCCGGTCGAGGCCGATCACGTCATCGGCGACCTCATCGCGCGCGCCGACGACGCCAAGGTGCCGGTGCCGAAGCTGCGCATCGCCTATACGCATCTGAAGGCGTATGAGAACCAGCGGGCGAGCTAA
- a CDS encoding bifunctional diguanylate cyclase/phosphodiesterase: MFRVLSCLTVEHDWRLVLLAGLVCFVASIVAVSIFHRAIAARARTRLIWIAIAGAAIGYGIWATHFVAMLAYEPGVTTGYGIVLTALSLAAAMLLTSGGFGVAVGDTGRWRAAAGGVIVGGGIASMHYLGMWALEVPGRVTWSVDLVFVSIILGMCLGYAALAVALRYQDHWGTLAAAVLLTLAIVSHHFTAMGAVQIVPDPTRATDTLSLSPTFLALAIAGVALSVLGMSLIGVLADRRLAVRTAKFEGIISQLSTARQQLEGSQKELQQQKLMLDTAIDHMVEGLCMFDAEKRLVVCNERYALLYRLPPELLRTGTSHTDIIRHRIVKGILKGDPSEGAAEQFISKLAALPFDAVSSRIDEFADGRLICVTRQPMAGGGWVATHLDVTEQRRSEAKITHMAQHDALTDLPNRVLLRERMEHAIAVTRNGGVDLAVLMLDLDRFKEVNDTLGHPTGDSLLRAVAARLRECTTETALIARLGGDEFAVIDYVTNPAVEAAALAENIKKALCEPFDLGDHRVTVGTSIGIAIAPRDGNDSDVIMKSADLALYSAKSGGRGAFRFFEPELDELMHARRNLERDMRKALAQGEFELHYQPFVDVESGQACGFEALLRWHHPERGLVSPAEFIPLAEETGLILPLGEWVLRAACAEAAKWPPALTIAINLSPAQFRSKDLVSIIVGALAASGIAPQRLELEVTETVIMHDSEAVFAALGKLRELGVRIALDDFGTGYSSLSFLQRFPFDKVKIDRSFVSELSRKKGEAHRIARAVVAFAVSLGKTTTAEGVETAEQLDILREEGCAEAQGYYFSRPMPASSIPQLAQRKAETAVYAA, from the coding sequence ATGTTCCGTGTTTTGTCTTGCCTTACCGTTGAGCACGATTGGCGGCTGGTCCTGCTTGCCGGCCTGGTCTGCTTCGTCGCGAGTATCGTTGCCGTCAGCATCTTTCATCGCGCGATCGCAGCGCGCGCCAGAACACGATTGATCTGGATCGCGATTGCCGGCGCTGCCATCGGGTACGGGATCTGGGCAACGCATTTCGTCGCGATGCTCGCCTACGAGCCCGGCGTTACGACCGGCTACGGAATCGTGTTGACGGCGCTTTCGCTTGCTGCGGCAATGCTGCTGACGTCGGGGGGCTTCGGCGTTGCAGTCGGCGATACCGGCCGGTGGCGCGCAGCGGCAGGCGGCGTCATCGTCGGCGGCGGCATTGCCAGCATGCACTATCTCGGAATGTGGGCACTCGAAGTGCCGGGTCGCGTCACATGGTCAGTGGACCTGGTGTTCGTCTCGATCATCCTGGGAATGTGTCTGGGCTATGCAGCGCTGGCCGTCGCACTCAGGTACCAGGACCATTGGGGTACGCTGGCAGCGGCAGTCCTGCTGACACTCGCTATCGTGTCGCATCACTTCACGGCTATGGGTGCCGTGCAGATCGTTCCAGATCCGACGCGTGCGACAGACACCCTGTCTCTTTCTCCGACTTTCCTCGCACTTGCTATCGCCGGCGTGGCGCTTTCAGTGCTCGGGATGAGCCTGATCGGCGTCCTGGCCGATCGCCGCCTGGCAGTCAGAACCGCCAAGTTCGAGGGGATCATCAGCCAGCTTTCGACCGCCCGGCAGCAGCTCGAAGGCTCACAAAAAGAACTGCAACAACAGAAGCTCATGCTGGACACGGCGATCGACCACATGGTCGAGGGCCTCTGCATGTTCGACGCCGAGAAGCGGCTTGTCGTCTGCAACGAGCGTTATGCCCTGCTCTATCGGCTGCCGCCGGAGCTGCTGAGGACGGGGACGTCGCATACCGACATCATCAGGCATCGTATCGTGAAGGGAATCCTCAAGGGCGACCCCAGCGAGGGCGCTGCCGAGCAATTCATCTCGAAGCTGGCCGCGTTGCCGTTCGATGCAGTCTCGAGCAGAATCGACGAGTTTGCGGATGGTCGGTTGATCTGCGTGACGCGACAACCAATGGCCGGTGGCGGATGGGTGGCCACGCATCTCGACGTTACCGAGCAACGCCGGTCCGAGGCCAAGATTACTCATATGGCACAACACGATGCGCTGACCGATCTGCCGAATCGCGTGCTGCTCCGCGAGCGGATGGAGCATGCCATTGCGGTTACGCGCAACGGCGGCGTCGACCTGGCCGTGCTCATGCTCGACCTCGATCGCTTCAAGGAAGTCAACGACACGCTTGGTCATCCGACGGGCGATTCCCTGCTGCGCGCCGTTGCCGCACGTCTGCGCGAATGCACCACGGAAACAGCGTTGATCGCTCGACTGGGCGGCGACGAGTTCGCCGTGATCGATTACGTAACCAACCCGGCCGTGGAGGCCGCCGCGCTTGCAGAGAACATCAAAAAGGCGCTGTGCGAGCCGTTCGATCTCGGCGATCACCGGGTCACGGTAGGCACCAGCATCGGCATTGCCATCGCGCCGCGCGATGGCAACGATTCCGACGTGATCATGAAGAGCGCGGATCTCGCCCTCTACTCGGCCAAGAGTGGTGGACGTGGCGCATTCCGCTTCTTCGAGCCGGAACTCGACGAGCTCATGCACGCGCGCCGCAATCTGGAAAGGGACATGCGCAAGGCGCTTGCGCAGGGCGAATTCGAGCTCCACTACCAGCCGTTCGTGGACGTCGAGAGCGGCCAAGCCTGCGGTTTCGAGGCGTTGCTGCGGTGGCATCATCCCGAGCGCGGTCTGGTCTCGCCTGCCGAATTCATTCCCCTTGCGGAGGAAACCGGCCTGATCCTGCCCCTGGGCGAATGGGTGTTGAGAGCCGCCTGCGCCGAGGCAGCCAAGTGGCCTCCCGCTCTGACGATCGCAATCAATCTGTCTCCCGCTCAGTTCAGGAGCAAGGACCTCGTCTCGATCATTGTCGGCGCCCTGGCAGCCTCGGGGATCGCGCCGCAAAGGCTCGAGCTCGAGGTGACCGAGACCGTCATCATGCATGACAGCGAAGCGGTGTTCGCAGCCCTCGGGAAGCTGCGCGAACTCGGCGTGCGAATTGCCCTCGATGATTTCGGCACGGGCTATTCGTCGCTGAGCTTCTTGCAGAGATTTCCATTCGACAAGGTCAAGATCGATCGCAGCTTCGTCAGCGAGCTCTCCAGAAAAAAGGGCGAGGCGCATCGGATTGCCCGTGCCGTGGTCGCCTTCGCCGTCAGCCTCGGCAAGACGACGACGGCCGAAGGCGTCGAAACCGCCGAGCAGCTGGACATTCTGCGCGAGGAAGGCTGTGCTGAGGCGCAGGGCTACTACTTCAGCCGGCCGATGCCTGCTTCCAGTATCCCGCAACTGGCGCAGCGAAAGGCCGAAACAGCCGTTTATGCCGCCTAG
- a CDS encoding crotonase/enoyl-CoA hydratase family protein, which translates to MTDRIRLTIEDGVARVQLNRPDKMNALDPEMFAAIIAAGTQLGQHKDVRAVVLSGEGRAFCAGLDLDRLLATTSGEPLIPSVDLTRRTHGIANYAQHLVWLWRELPVPVIAAVHGVAFGGGFQLALGADLRYLAPGTKLAIIEAKWGLVPDMCGTQLMRHLAREDVVRELTYTGRVFSAEEALAYGFATQLADDPVAAALATAREIAGRSPDAIRAAKRLLNLSATCDVAAGLAAETAEQATLLGAPNHVEAVRSNLEDRAPRWSHA; encoded by the coding sequence ATGACCGATCGTATTCGGCTGACCATCGAGGACGGCGTCGCCCGTGTCCAGCTGAACCGTCCCGACAAGATGAATGCGCTCGACCCCGAGATGTTCGCGGCAATCATTGCAGCCGGCACGCAGCTCGGTCAGCACAAGGACGTCCGCGCAGTCGTGCTCTCCGGCGAAGGGCGCGCATTCTGCGCGGGTCTCGATCTCGATCGACTGCTGGCAACGACAAGCGGCGAGCCATTGATCCCGTCCGTCGATCTGACACGCCGAACCCATGGCATCGCGAACTATGCCCAGCATCTGGTCTGGCTGTGGCGCGAGCTGCCCGTGCCTGTGATTGCCGCAGTGCATGGCGTTGCCTTCGGCGGCGGTTTCCAGCTCGCGCTCGGTGCCGACCTGCGCTATCTCGCGCCCGGAACGAAGCTCGCGATCATCGAGGCCAAATGGGGCCTGGTCCCCGACATGTGCGGCACGCAACTGATGCGACACCTCGCGCGTGAGGATGTCGTGCGCGAGTTGACCTATACCGGGCGGGTCTTTTCGGCCGAAGAGGCGCTCGCCTACGGCTTTGCGACGCAGCTTGCCGATGATCCCGTGGCGGCGGCCCTCGCGACTGCGCGCGAAATTGCAGGCCGCAGCCCCGATGCGATCCGGGCGGCCAAGCGGTTGCTCAATCTGTCCGCGACTTGCGATGTGGCGGCTGGTCTCGCCGCGGAGACCGCCGAACAGGCGACGCTGCTCGGCGCGCCCAATCATGTCGAAGCGGTCAGAAGCAATCTCGAGGATCGCGCACCGCGATGGAGCCACGCATGA
- a CDS encoding PQQ-dependent sugar dehydrogenase codes for MTSMFHRSVLALAAVALLAGTSVVNAQQQDKNRALKKYESGTKEFWTHPPDDWFLGDETEAQKGLAPPSGPPTGASDAELANIVKKIKLPAGFKIEVYASGVLAARQMAWGDKGTLFVGSFGLGNVYAIKDNNGKKEVKTILKGLNMPTGLAVKDGALYVIAVDKLIRYDDIENKLDNPGEGKVVYDDMPSYAAHGWKYIAVDKEGWFFLPFGPPFNVGIPPTSVSQIRRVDPKTGNAEVYALGVRNSVGGDVDPRTGKYWFTENARDWISDDKPSDKLNMISKMGEHFGYPYCHQGNLPDDKFAMGHKCSEFTPPVLNLGAHVAPLGMKFYTGDQFPPEYKNNILIAEHGSWNRHKYQGARIVRVIVGPDGKNPKEEVFASGWLEGDQGYLGRPDDIILAKDGSILVADDWAGAIYRISYSKK; via the coding sequence ATGACATCGATGTTCCATCGATCCGTGTTGGCGCTTGCGGCCGTGGCCCTTCTTGCGGGGACCAGCGTTGTCAATGCGCAGCAACAGGACAAGAACCGGGCACTGAAGAAATACGAATCCGGCACCAAGGAGTTCTGGACCCACCCGCCGGATGACTGGTTCCTCGGCGACGAGACCGAGGCGCAGAAGGGCCTCGCGCCGCCCTCGGGTCCGCCGACCGGCGCTTCCGACGCCGAGCTCGCCAACATCGTCAAGAAGATCAAGCTGCCGGCGGGCTTCAAGATCGAGGTCTATGCCTCCGGCGTGCTGGCCGCGCGGCAGATGGCCTGGGGTGACAAGGGCACGCTGTTCGTCGGCTCGTTCGGCCTCGGCAACGTCTATGCCATCAAGGACAACAACGGAAAGAAGGAGGTCAAGACCATCCTGAAAGGGCTGAACATGCCCACGGGTCTCGCCGTCAAGGATGGTGCGCTCTACGTCATCGCGGTCGACAAGCTGATCCGCTACGACGACATCGAGAACAAGCTCGACAATCCCGGCGAGGGCAAGGTCGTCTATGACGACATGCCGTCCTACGCCGCGCATGGCTGGAAGTACATCGCGGTCGACAAGGAAGGCTGGTTCTTCCTGCCGTTCGGACCGCCCTTCAATGTCGGCATCCCGCCGACCAGCGTGTCGCAGATCCGCCGCGTCGATCCCAAGACCGGCAACGCTGAAGTCTATGCGCTCGGCGTCCGCAACTCGGTCGGCGGCGACGTCGATCCGCGCACCGGCAAATACTGGTTCACCGAGAATGCCCGCGACTGGATCAGCGACGACAAGCCCAGCGACAAGCTGAACATGATCAGCAAGATGGGCGAGCATTTCGGCTATCCCTATTGCCATCAGGGCAATCTGCCGGACGACAAGTTCGCGATGGGCCACAAGTGCTCCGAGTTCACGCCGCCCGTGCTGAATCTCGGCGCACATGTCGCCCCGCTCGGCATGAAGTTCTATACCGGCGACCAATTCCCGCCCGAATACAAGAACAACATCCTGATCGCCGAGCACGGCTCCTGGAACAGGCATAAATATCAGGGCGCGCGCATCGTGCGTGTCATTGTCGGGCCTGACGGCAAGAATCCGAAGGAAGAGGTGTTCGCGTCCGGCTGGCTCGAGGGCGACCAGGGCTATCTCGGCCGTCCCGACGACATCATCCTCGCCAAGGATGGATCGATCCTCGTCGCCGACGATTGGGCCGGCGCGATCTACCGCATCAGCTACAGCAAGAAGTAG
- a CDS encoding NAD-dependent epimerase/dehydratase family protein, with the protein MTILVTGSAGHLGEAILRTLRGRRSPVHGVDLTPSPFTDAVGSIVDPGFVRRQMDGVTAVIHTATLHKPHVGTHSKQDFVDTNVTGTLNLLEAAVAAGVKSFVFTSTTSAFGSQLRPEAGQAAVWVTEDLPPVPKNIYGTTKLMAETLCELFFRERSLRVVILRTSRFFPEDDDDPAMRSAYPLDNVQANELLYRRLDIADAVSAHLLAVECAPKIGFGRYIVSATSPFEQRHLAALARDAAGVVHELYPDCEELYAARGWRLFPEIDRVYVNARARRELGWRPEFDFAHALNCLRDGRDFRSALAREVGSKGYHDVVFDDGPYPVAS; encoded by the coding sequence ATGACAATTCTGGTCACCGGCAGCGCCGGCCACCTCGGCGAGGCGATTCTGCGGACGCTTCGCGGGCGCCGGTCACCTGTGCATGGGGTCGATCTGACACCATCGCCCTTCACCGATGCGGTCGGCTCCATTGTGGATCCGGGTTTCGTCCGGCGCCAGATGGACGGCGTCACCGCGGTCATCCACACCGCGACGCTGCACAAGCCGCATGTGGGAACCCACAGCAAGCAAGACTTCGTCGACACCAACGTCACCGGGACGCTCAACCTGCTCGAGGCGGCCGTGGCCGCCGGCGTGAAGAGCTTCGTCTTCACCAGCACCACCAGCGCGTTCGGCTCGCAGCTCCGGCCGGAGGCGGGACAGGCCGCGGTGTGGGTCACCGAGGATCTGCCGCCGGTGCCGAAGAACATCTACGGCACGACCAAGCTGATGGCGGAGACGCTGTGCGAGCTGTTCTTTCGCGAGCGCAGTCTGCGGGTCGTCATCCTTCGGACCTCGCGGTTCTTTCCGGAGGACGACGACGATCCCGCGATGCGGTCGGCCTACCCCTTGGACAATGTGCAGGCCAACGAGCTGCTCTATAGGCGGCTGGATATAGCGGACGCGGTGAGCGCCCATCTGCTTGCCGTCGAGTGCGCGCCGAAGATCGGCTTTGGGCGTTACATCGTCTCGGCCACCAGCCCATTCGAGCAACGCCACCTCGCGGCGCTCGCACGCGACGCGGCCGGCGTCGTGCACGAGCTTTATCCGGATTGCGAGGAGCTCTACGCAGCGCGCGGCTGGCGACTATTCCCGGAGATCGACCGCGTCTATGTCAACGCGCGCGCACGGCGGGAGCTGGGTTGGCGGCCCGAATTCGACTTCGCGCATGCGCTGAATTGCCTTCGCGACGGCCGCGATTTTCGCAGCGCGTTAGCGCGCGAGGTCGGGTCGAAGGGCTACCACGACGTGGTGTTTGACGATGGACCTTATCCCGTCGCCTCGTAG
- the trxA gene encoding thioredoxin: MTIIDQGNGAPGPAAADLIKDTTTQSFMKDVIEESKRQPVLIDFWAEWCGPCKQLTPLLEKAVKAAKGKVKLVKMNIDQHPAIPGQMGIQSIPAVIAFVNGQPADGFMGAVPESQLNAFIEKLTKGVTAPGEVNVAEIVQEADAVLAEGDAAAAAQIYAEALQHDATNIAALAGLAKCYAVSGAMEQAKQTLAMVPESKRNDPAVKAVQTAIDLAEQAEQLGPVAELEQKVAANPLDHQARFDLATALNAQGNRAAATEQLLAIIKRDRKWNDDGARKQLVQFFEAWGSMDDATVEGRKRLSTILFS, encoded by the coding sequence GTGACGATCATCGACCAGGGTAACGGAGCGCCGGGCCCGGCTGCGGCCGATCTGATCAAGGACACCACCACCCAGAGCTTCATGAAGGACGTCATCGAGGAATCGAAGCGCCAGCCGGTGCTGATCGACTTCTGGGCGGAGTGGTGCGGCCCCTGCAAGCAACTGACCCCCCTCCTGGAAAAGGCGGTCAAGGCGGCCAAGGGCAAGGTCAAGCTGGTCAAGATGAACATCGACCAGCACCCGGCGATCCCGGGCCAGATGGGCATCCAGTCGATCCCGGCCGTGATCGCCTTCGTCAACGGCCAGCCGGCCGACGGCTTCATGGGCGCGGTGCCGGAGAGCCAGCTCAACGCCTTCATCGAGAAGCTGACCAAGGGCGTGACCGCGCCCGGCGAGGTCAATGTCGCCGAGATCGTGCAGGAAGCCGATGCCGTGCTCGCCGAGGGCGATGCCGCCGCGGCCGCGCAGATCTACGCCGAAGCGCTCCAGCATGATGCGACCAACATCGCAGCGCTCGCGGGCCTCGCAAAATGCTACGCGGTCTCCGGTGCGATGGAGCAGGCCAAGCAGACGCTCGCCATGGTGCCGGAATCCAAGCGCAACGATCCCGCGGTGAAGGCCGTGCAGACCGCGATCGATCTCGCCGAGCAGGCGGAACAGCTCGGACCGGTCGCCGAGCTGGAACAGAAAGTCGCCGCAAACCCGCTCGACCATCAGGCGCGATTCGATCTTGCCACGGCGCTGAATGCGCAAGGTAATCGCGCAGCCGCCACCGAGCAGCTGCTCGCGATCATCAAGCGCGACCGCAAATGGAACGACGACGGCGCCCGCAAGCAGCTGGTGCAGTTCTTCGAGGCCTGGGGCAGCATGGATGATGCAACCGTCGAGGGCCGCAAGCGGTTATCGACGATCCTGTTTTCGTAG
- a CDS encoding cytochrome b/b6 domain-containing protein, producing MIDEAVPEARGASERAPAHRPASRTVGVWDLPLRLWHWALAASILAAWFTPTVYDGLHRIVGYTVLVLLAFRLIWGFWGSRYSRFRMVGARLRAAPRYLWNLRRGMTGRYIGLNPAGTLMLVALLLAIAVSAITGAMSVTATFFGVWWVEDTHAVASDAVIVLAVLHVLGVVLMGLVQRENLIRAMITGRKRIRNRL from the coding sequence TTGATCGATGAAGCGGTGCCAGAAGCGCGCGGGGCGTCCGAGAGGGCCCCCGCGCATCGACCTGCATCCCGGACGGTCGGGGTCTGGGACCTCCCGCTACGCCTCTGGCACTGGGCCCTCGCGGCCAGCATTCTGGCTGCGTGGTTCACGCCCACCGTGTATGACGGTCTGCACCGCATCGTCGGTTACACGGTGCTCGTGCTCCTGGCCTTCCGTCTGATCTGGGGTTTTTGGGGAAGCCGCTATTCGCGCTTTCGCATGGTCGGTGCCAGGCTTCGTGCCGCACCGCGTTATCTCTGGAATCTGCGCCGCGGCATGACGGGCCGCTATATCGGGCTCAATCCTGCCGGCACCCTGATGCTGGTGGCGCTGCTGCTGGCGATCGCGGTGTCGGCGATCACAGGTGCGATGTCGGTGACCGCCACCTTCTTCGGCGTCTGGTGGGTCGAGGATACCCACGCCGTCGCATCGGACGCCGTCATCGTGCTGGCCGTACTGCATGTCCTGGGCGTGGTGCTGATGGGACTTGTCCAGCGCGAGAACCTGATCCGCGCGATGATCACCGGACGCAAGCGCATCCGCAATCGGCTCTAG
- a CDS encoding LON peptidase substrate-binding domain-containing protein — translation MPINIEYRGPADLPEIIPVFPLPGALLLPRGQMPLNIFEPRYLSMVDDSLRDGHRLIGMIQPDVAHSPKNSDKPALFSVGCVGRITQLAESGDGRYILELTGVSRFRVVEELEVLTAYRQCKVDFFAFVDDFTARMGEDEVDREALLAVLADFLKANNLKVDWEGVESAPNEALVNALAMMSPYGPAEKQAMLEAMDLKTRAEILIAVTEMDLAKKRTSGDPPLQ, via the coding sequence ATGCCGATCAACATCGAATATCGCGGACCCGCCGACCTGCCGGAGATCATTCCGGTGTTTCCGCTGCCCGGCGCGCTCTTGCTGCCCCGCGGCCAGATGCCGCTCAACATCTTCGAGCCGCGCTATCTATCGATGGTCGACGATTCCCTCCGCGACGGCCATCGCCTGATCGGCATGATCCAGCCTGACGTCGCGCATTCGCCGAAGAATTCCGACAAGCCGGCGCTGTTCAGCGTCGGCTGCGTCGGCCGCATCACCCAGCTCGCCGAATCCGGCGACGGCCGCTACATCCTCGAGCTCACCGGCGTCTCTCGCTTCAGGGTGGTCGAGGAGCTCGAAGTGCTGACTGCATACCGGCAGTGCAAGGTCGATTTCTTCGCCTTCGTCGACGATTTTACGGCACGCATGGGCGAGGACGAGGTCGATCGCGAGGCGCTGCTGGCGGTGCTGGCCGATTTCCTGAAAGCCAACAATCTCAAGGTCGACTGGGAGGGCGTCGAGAGCGCACCCAATGAAGCGCTCGTCAACGCACTGGCGATGATGTCGCCCTACGGCCCGGCGGAAAAGCAGGCCATGCTGGAGGCGATGGACCTGAAGACCCGCGCCGAGATCTTGATCGCGGTCACCGAGATGGACCTCGCGAAGAAGCGCACCAGCGGCGATCCGCCGTTGCAGTGA
- a CDS encoding c-type cytochrome, with amino-acid sequence MRRPFISHAISAVALAALGALPAGAADNAAIKEKAAVCSGCHGENGISQTENIPSLAGQPDQFIQWQLVFFRAGSRKNDQMQPIVEQITNEDIRNFGAYFAQMTPPKAEEDKDPDLSKKGAQVAAGRRCASCHTDSFAGTKAVARLAGQREEYLVKALHDYKAGARVGGGVAAMADVAYHMSDEEITAVSHYLAYFK; translated from the coding sequence ATGCGCCGGCCGTTCATCTCGCACGCAATCAGCGCGGTTGCGCTCGCAGCGCTCGGCGCCCTCCCCGCAGGCGCCGCCGACAATGCCGCGATCAAGGAGAAGGCCGCGGTCTGCTCCGGCTGTCACGGCGAGAACGGCATTTCGCAGACGGAGAACATCCCCTCGCTGGCCGGCCAGCCCGATCAGTTCATTCAATGGCAACTCGTGTTCTTCCGCGCCGGCTCGCGCAAGAACGACCAGATGCAGCCGATCGTCGAGCAGATCACCAATGAGGACATCCGCAATTTCGGCGCCTATTTCGCGCAGATGACGCCGCCGAAGGCCGAGGAAGACAAAGACCCGGACCTGTCGAAAAAGGGCGCGCAGGTCGCCGCCGGCCGCCGCTGCGCCTCATGTCACACCGACAGCTTCGCCGGCACCAAGGCCGTCGCGCGGCTCGCAGGTCAGCGCGAGGAATATCTGGTCAAGGCGCTGCACGATTACAAGGCGGGCGCGCGCGTCGGCGGTGGCGTCGCCGCGATGGCCGATGTCGCCTATCATATGAGCGACGAAGAGATCACCGCCGTCTCGCACTATCTGGCGTATTTCAAGTAG
- a CDS encoding PepSY domain-containing protein, translating to MKVIRVVAIALTIGIGMGSAAMADGFKDCTKLDKASWKPASEAEAKAKALGYEVRRSKIEGSCYEVYGVKEGKLYELFYSPEDLTLKHTIAK from the coding sequence GTGAAGGTCATTCGTGTAGTTGCCATTGCACTGACGATCGGGATTGGCATGGGATCGGCCGCCATGGCCGACGGATTCAAGGACTGCACCAAGCTCGACAAGGCGTCGTGGAAGCCGGCGAGCGAAGCCGAAGCCAAGGCCAAGGCGCTCGGCTACGAGGTGCGGCGATCCAAGATTGAAGGTTCGTGCTACGAGGTCTATGGCGTCAAGGAAGGCAAGCTTTACGAGCTGTTCTACAGCCCCGAAGATCTCACCCTGAAGCACACCATCGCCAAGTGA